The genome window ATTTCTGTTCCATCCCATTACACAATTCATGTGCTTAGATTAAAAGCAGATTCAGTCCAGATCCCACCCAAAGGGACAAGCATTTCTCAAGGGCCAAGCACACAGGTCTGCACTCCAGGAGCTAGCAGCAAGCAGGCAGCCATGTGGGGCCAGGGGACCGAGGGCAGGAACCCCAGCTCCCTCCAGTCCTCCAGCCCCACCGCTGGGCCAGCCATCCTCCGAAGTACCCAGCTGGGGTCCTCACCAGGGGCCCAGAAGCCCTCACCTACCCAGCTCTAGCCATAGGCAAACAAGCGCATTCCCAAACGGGAACCAGCTTGCGGACACACAGGCTCCCCAACACTACGCAGACAGAGCCAGCAGAAGTTTAAAGGAAACAGAGACCAGGCCTGAAAGCATTCCCAGCAGAAGCTGCCCGAGAGCCCGCGTGGTGCACGTTACCCAGTCCTCCGAGGCCGGCTGGTCCGATGAGCTGCATGAGCTGGCTGTGGCTCATGTTCCCCAGCAGGCTCTGCAGGCCGCCCTCACCTGGAAAACACCGCAGCTCAGGCGGGCCTGCCCCAGCCAGATCCACGCTGGCCCCACAGCGCTGCCTGGGCCTCTGCTGAGCACCCCACTCGGCTGCCCGTGAACTCCACAGGAGGCACCACTTGAAGTGAGGCGACGGTGGGACGCAGACCCGTCCTACCCCATGAGGATGGGAGTGGGGAGTGACCCAGGGAGCTAACAGGGTCTCTAACTTAGAATCTTCTATTTCCACTTCCAAACAACCTGTGCTGAGGGGGCGAGTCATCCACAGTAGACTCTGGCCTCCCAGGAAACCCTGAGCTCATGTGACAGATGTGACAGTTACCGCCTAGCGCAGAGAGCTCGTGGCCGCTGCTCCCGCTCGCCCCCAGCGCCCCAGGCATTGGGGGGTTGTTGAGATACTCGTTGACTTTCCGGCAATGCTCCTCATCCTGGTCTGTCTTGGGTTCCTGCAAGAGGAAGGGCATATGAGGGCAGGAGCTGGCGCAGCTCACTCCCAGGGCCACCACAGCCATCCTCTGACCTGGCTTACAGGTGAgggacctgagaggcagaggcacatGTGCCTGGCCGGCCACACAGTGCTGAGGAGACAGGACCTGGCCCAGCAGGTGAGGGGACAGCAGTGGCGCCTCCTGAGCACGATGCTCCATGCCCCGTCCCCATCCGCCGCAATCCTGGGTGTGCCCTGTCCCCCTCCACCCATTTCACAAATGGGGAGCCTAGAGCTCTGAAGGCACTTAGCTGCTGCCAGGCCAAGCCCTCTCACCCTCCTGCCCTCTGGGGTGTGGTTCTTTACACACCCGTCTCCTTCCTTCAACCAGTGGAAGGCAGCGAACTGGCCCGCTGAGCACACCGCGCCCCAGGGCCACGGCAGGCCCTCACAATCGCACACACGCGTGggcacacacatgttcacagaTCAGTGTCAGAAGCATTGACCTGCGAGCTCACAGAGCTGGGAGCAGAGCACCCACACACGCCCCGAACGGCTATGGAAGCTGCAGGGCACCAGGGACACTGggagtccctgccctcatggcaaAGCAGGGACAGGGGACTTAAAAGCCACCAACAGGAAAATCGGGAAGAAAAGGGAGAGGGTGGTAACAGTCGGACACCATTTCTTGGCAAAATCGTGGAAAAACACGTTCTACACCAGCAGGTGGCAAATTGTGGCCCCCATCTGTGTTTGCAAATAAAGTTTAATTAGAGTTTGGCTATGCCTGTTCATTTTCCCAGACCGCTGCACACTACTTGCACAGGTGAGCAGCGACACAGACCATGTGCCCCACAGAGACCTCTCAGACAGGGCCACCCTTGCTCTCGAAAGTGCcaaggggggtggggtggggacagcaGCTCCACCTCTAGCAGAGAGCATGGCATTCTCTCTCCACACTGCAAACGCATGCACACGCTTTCTGACCACAGGCCCGCCGCCAGTTTTCACCTACAGATTATACTGGCTTATGGAAAATAATCTGTGTACCAGGCAATTCTTTGCAACACTGCCTGTAACAGCACAAAAACCGGCAACAAGCTCAATGGTCACTGACAGATGGCAGAATGAGCAGTGGCCTCTAGACCCAAAAGACGCTCTAGACGCTCTGCAGCTGTGGGTAAGAGAAACCTTGGGCACTGACACCCCTGGCCTCCAGGACACACTGccagggaaggggcagggctgTGCAGAGCGTGAGGAGGATGCTTCGTTTCTGTGAGCACCAGCAGGGAAGCCACACAGGAGCCCCCGCCTCTGCTGTGGGGGCCTCAGTGACCCACGGCAAGGGGCAGAGAGAGGGCACTGGGCATCGTTAGAACCAGGGCCAGCATGCCTGTCTGCCGGGAAATTTCACACCGCAATCGGGTGCCCGGAGCCCAGCCTAGAACCTCCGTACTCTGAGAGAGGACCTCGGCCCCAAGTGGCATCTCAGGCCGTGTGGCTGGGGCCCGCTGGTTTCTAAAAGCCAATTGCACCACACTGTAAGCAAGTTCCTAACCGAATCGCAGGGCAACAAAATGGCACAACCCCAAGGCCTGCCCCATACCTGCATCCAGAAGAAAAGCCGCTTGGACCCTGCCTTGAACTTCAGCACGTAGACCCTCCCGCTGGGGCACTGCGGCACCCGCTTGAACTCACAGTCGTCAGGGAAGATGATCAAGTCCTGGCCAGCCAGGGGAAGAGAGAGTCAGTGGCGCAGATGGCATCACTGTGCCCAGTCTCAGGAGCGCATGCCGAGCCCTGGGTCTAACCGGGTGGGGTGCGCAAGGGGCAGCTAAGCCGCCAGACCCCTCGCTGGCAGGGTCTCCACAAGGCAGAGAAGCCAGGGTCAGAGACAGCCCATGAAAGGCACGGTCGGGGGAGAGAGCAGGGAACGGGGCCTTTCAGATGGTAACCGGGTTTCTGAGACGTGTTGGGAACAACATTCCTTGAGTAGTTAAAAAGTCAACTCTGAACTGCTCTCAAATGTAACAAAGAACAACTTagagtttgaaaaacaaaagaccGAGTGAAGCCGCCAGGCACAGAGCTCCAGGCTCTCCAGGGCCACCCCTCCAACCCCAGGCACCTCACACGGAAagttcaaggccaggcacagagctCCAGGCTCTCCAGGGCCACCCCTCCAACCCCAGGCACCTCATACGGAAagttcaaggccaggcacagagctCCAGGCTCTCCAGGGCCACCCCTCCAACCCCAGGCACCTCATATGGAAagttcaaggccaggcacagagctCCAGGCTCTCCAGGGCCACACCTCCAACCCCAGGCACCTCACACGGACAGTTCAAGATACACAGTGGCCGAGATGCCCCTGTCACCGCGGAAACCAGGACGACCCATCAGCAGGGCAGTCGATGACGGCCCCACGAGCGGTCCCCAGATGCGGCCAAGCCCCCACCGCGAACTTCAAAGCGAGGACTCCGAGGGCCCGAGAAGTCGCCTGTCCTGCTGCTGCGGCTCAGGGACACTCACGTCTTCCACGTTCCCGGACGTCCTGTCCTTCCAGCAGAAGTGAATAAGCGAGTCGTCCGTCTGCTGAATGTACACCAGCCCTTTCCGCTTATCCGGAGTCACGGTGGTCCCCTTCAGGGACATCTTTCCCGCCCGAAACTCCACCAGGTACTTGTTGGAGGCGCCCCGAGAGCCTGGCACCAGGCTCGGAAAGAGCGCGCCTGAGGTCGTCATCCTGAAAGCGCGGACAGGACGCTGAGACGCGGCGGTCACTGTCGCCTGCGGTCCGGCAAGCTCCCGCCCCCCGGGGTGTTTGGGAGCAGGGGGCCTGCGCCCAGAGCTGCCTAAGGCAGACACGGACACGCCGGGCTGCTTTCCGCGTTTCCCCCGCGACCGACGATCGCACCGCCCGCAGTCGGCGCTGGGCCGGGACAGCCCCGCCAAGCCTAGTGGGGCCGGCCCTAGGCGTGACGCCGTCTCCGCGGGGCACCAGCCTCAACGCGCCGCCCCGGCGACCCGCTCCGAGATCCGCCCGAGCCCCACGCTCAGGGCCGCAGGCGGAACCGGGGCGGCGCCAGAGACCCCAGAACCCCCGCCCGGCCCGGCCCCCGCAGGCCCCACCCGCCGCGCCGGCCACCTTCTCGTCCTGGCTGCCCCCGCCCCATCCTTGGTCTAGCAGCCCCTGTCCCCGCCTCCGGTCGCCCCTGGCCGCCCCAGGCCCGGCGACTCCCGCACCTGCCTAGCGCCCACACTCGTTCGAGAGGCGCCGTCCGGGCTCGCTCTTCCTCCTCGGCGCCTGCCGGGCCCCGCCGGAAGCCCGCGTTCGGCCCGCCCCGCCTGCCGCTCTCGCCGCCGATTGGGCCCCGTAGGCCGCGCAGCCGGCCCTGACCTGCCAACGATTGGCGAGGGCGACCGTCCATCGCACTCGCTCCTCCCCGGTCCGCCCCCGCGCCGGCGGCTCTTTTCCGGCGGAAGCGCGGGCCGCGGGGCGCTTGGACCAGAGCGGCCCCTATTGTTGCTGTGTCATAGGGGAGCGGCGGCGGCCCCTAGAGGCGGCGCCAGGGACCACAGGCGGGTTTCAGAAGGGCGCTGGGGACCTGCTCAGGTGGGGCCGAGCCCACCCCTCGGCGTCGCCAGCCCGGGCGGGCAGAGCTGTCACTCGTGTGACTGAGCCAGGGGTTAGGCGGAGGCCGAGGAGTGCGGTCCGGCTCTGGGCGGCGGGCACCAGGGCTACGCACAAAAGTGACCATGGGTTCAGCGCTTTGGGGACCCAGGCGGGAGCTGAGTCCACTCGTCCGGGAGACCAGGGGTCCGGGAGGGTAGAGCAGGGGTGAGAACCGTGATACTGTCTCAGCTGTATGCATCTAGTCCCGCAGGGGTCCGGGAGGGCAGGGGTCAGGGAGGGATGGGGTCAGGGAGAGCAGGGGTCAGGGAGAGCAGGGGTCAGGAAGGGGTGGGTCCCGGAGGAGAGGGGTCCCGGGAGGGAAGAGGGTCCCGGCGGGGAGGGATTTGGGAGGGGTGAGTCCGGGAGGGAGGAGACAGGGAAGGCCTGAGTCCCAGACGGGTGGGGTCCTCGAAAGGGGGGTCCGGGAGGGCAGGGGTCCTGGAGGGCAGGGGCTCACCCTCTGGACGCCTGGATGGGAAAGGCCACAGGGTAAAAAGGCGGCAGTCGCCCGCCAGTGTTGTGTAACTTTGAGTCACTTTGACACAAACTAAAGCGAAGACAACAGAGAGTGTTTGTGGCGCCCCAGCCGGCTGCTGGAGGGACACGTTCTTTGGGATTTACCTACAGCGACGCCAGGCGGGGGCTCTTAGAGGgctcgggcgcagtggctcacgcctgtaatcccagcactttgggaggcccagctgggcggattacttgaggccaggagttcaagaccagcctaggcaacacggtgaaaccccgactctactaaaaatgcaaaaattagccaggtgtgctggcacgtgcctgtaattccatctactcaggaggctgatgcacgagaatcgcctgaacccgggaggtggaggttgcagtgagccgagattgtgccactgcactccagcctgggcgacagagggcgACTCCttcccaaaataataataatagtaataaaaatagagaGGTCAGGCACTTCGTGAGAACCCTGAGGTGCAGTGGCTTCTGCACCCCAGTTAAGCAGGACTAGATGTTTGCAGCTGAGACTGTGCCAGGGTCCTCGGGTTCTCCTTCTCCTTTGCCCACCgctcacttccttctttccttcagatACTTCACTCCCTTTGGGTGCTCCCCGGGGTCACCGTGTGCTTGGTGGCTCACCCTCCGAGTGGATGCACAGCTGTGTGCTTACACGCTCTGAGGTCTTTAGGTGTTTTCACTTACCCTTGTTGGGAGACGCGTTGGTGTTGATGCTGGCAGCTCCAGTCCTTTCGTTCCGCAGGGAGCCGACTGCTCAGGCCTCCATTATCTCGATGGCAGAGCTTGTGCCAGTTATGTTTAGTTGCCAGCTTCTGACTGTCATAATGCTTCCATCTGAAACATTTGTTGATCTAAAGATTCacgttttttgttttggaaaatgtagctacttttcattttaaaatgtgtgctaACAGGtagtttgttattgttatttttatgtagttaaataattttaaatgtcctCTTAATTCCTAGTATGGTAAATGTCAACAGATAAAGgtcacataaacaaaagctctttggggtcctgtataatttttaagaatttaaaggGTTCCAGAGGCCAAAGCGCTTGAGAAGGACTAACACAAAGCTCTGTGGCCCGCTGGTGACAGATGCGTCACTGATACTGCAGCCCCGTCCTCGTGCCCTCGTGTAAAACAGGGAAAAGGTGGAAATGAGAAAACCCAGCCTGGTTTTCCTGGCAAGAAGGTGGCAGGCAAGTTTCACTTGTTTACATCACAGATAGTGAAGCAGAAGCCCCAGGGTCCGCAGGGGCCAAGTGTGCAGAGGCCAACGCAGTGGCCAAGAGGGCCCTGGATTTACCATTTCCTCCACTTCCTGGTGGCCCTGTGGCCTGGGATGgctcaaccaaccaaccaaccccagAACCGTTTACCTACACTTCAAGTGAAATTCCCACATTCCTATGAGCACGCTGCAGTGAGGAAACGAGTCGCAGCCAGGCAGGCATTGCAGAGGCCACTGTGGGTGCCCGCTGCCAGCGCACGGGCTCTATGCGTGTGTGGGGTGTGGCACCTGGAGCATCCAGCAGCCCAGGACTCCAGCTGTGGCCACGGAGTGGGTGGGGGGGCACACGCTGCTTTGTGTCAGGAATCTCGGACTTGAAGCACACACAAGGTCGGAAGGGCTGTGACAGGTGCAGCCGTCACTATCTTCTAATTGGTCGCTGGTGGCAGTTGGTGAGATGCCTGCAAAATGCCCGCAGCGTCTAGAGGAGCAGCCTCACCGGGACACGCACATTCAGCTAAAGGATTTGGATTAAGAGATCCCCCAAAGGAGATTTCTATTCATCgtgtttagcaaaaaaaaaaaaaaaacaagccccaGACttgcacgatggctcacacctgcagtcccagcactttgggaggccgaggtgagagggtCCCTTGAAgtcccggagttcaagaccagcttaaccaagacagtgagaccccgtctttacaaaaagacaaaaaagagccaggcatggcggtgcatgcctgtagtctcagctacttgggaggctgaggtgaaggtCAAGGCTGgtggtgagccgtgatggcaccactgcactccagcctgggtgacagagcgagaccctgtctcaaaaaagcccCAAACTGTGAAGAAAGCACACCCTGATGCTCTCCACGTGCTGCAGGCTCCTCGGGTGAAAGGTGGGCGGCAGAGCCCAGGCTGCGCCTCCATGTGGGCAGAAGACACCTCCGGATGTTTCACCAAAGAGGTCACAGGCGGCAAAGGCACCGTGGCAAGCTGCTCAACACCATTAttcatgagggaaatgcaaatgaaatacaCCTGCTGGAGCTTAGCAAACGACAAAAGGTGCCAGGCAAAGTTGGAAACACCAATGACACGGCTACTTGGGAAAAGCATTTGGCAGGGGTagagttttttaaactttttttttttttttttgagatggagtctcactctatcccgtatgctggagtgcagtggcttgatctcagctcactgcagcccccgcctcctgggttcaagcagttctcctacctcagcctcttgagtagctgggattacaggcatgtgccactaaggcccggttaatttttgtatttattagagacgggctttcaccatgttggccaagctggtctcgaactcctgagcttgagcgatccacccacctcaacctcccaaagtaccgggattacaggtgtgagccactgcgccttgtgggtttttttttttttttttaacattttaaaaatagacaagtcacaACTGACTGGAAGACAGAGTTCTGGTTCCCCGGGGTGTTCGGTGAGCTACGCTGACACCGGGTCAGCACCCAGAGTCCGCCATTTGCGTCGAGGTCCACCATCGGTCCATCTGTGCCGCCATACCACCACCACTGAGCAGGCAGTTTACAAAGAACCCAAActtactttctcacagttctgcaggttagGAAGTCAGCGTCAGTGGGGCGGCAGGCCTGGTTGTCTGGTGAGAGCTGTCCTCATCTGATATGGCGTTGATGCTCTGTGGGGCAGACCAGGCAGTGTGGGATGAGCCTCTGGCTCCAGGCTCAGGCAATGGTGGTGGAGCCCCACAGCCACACACCTGGAGCATTCCGAGAGCATGGACGTCTCGTGGACCGTGTATCCCTCTGCCCCAGCCACAGTGACCACTGGGACGACCGTGTCTGCTCAGCTTGCGCTCCTGAAAAGCACGAAGGTGCTGGGGCCACTTACGGCAGAAGGCAATCAGCCGAAACCTGGGGCACCGGGCGCTTCACTGCTTCTAGCAGTAGCGTCCCCCCGCCAGGGGAGGGGGGTCCATCAGAGCCTCCTGCTGCTCGGAGAACCTGGGCACTCCACCCATCACATGTGCCACCCGACAGGTGTCACGAGTGTCCCCCAGCCTCCTCTCCACAGGGCAGTTTTTGGAAATGAGCCATTTGCTTGGCCAATCCTCAGGAACACACAGTCCAAACATCTGATAACCAGGCATGAGGATTCATCCGTAGCAGATCTGTAGCCCTTTTCAAAATGGCCAGAGCGGCTGAGATGGTGAAAAATTGCTCAGTGTAAAACAAAGGTCACCTGCTGCCTGTCTTCAGAGAATCTTCATTCAAAACTTAGAGgttaacatttattttcacaGATGTTTACACAGCCCTCTGAAAAATCTGATGACTGTGTTAATGCAGTTTGGCACTGAcagttattaaatattataaaataagtgCGTTCTGCTGGCATCTTTTCTCAGCTGCCATGTCCTTGCCGTCTGCTGGGATGAATGGCACTGGAGGAGCATCTGGGCGAAGGCACGGGGAGGGGTGAGGGGCCTGCAAGGTGTGGGCGACAGGACCGCCTGGCTGCTCACCATCGCCCTCTGCAGAGCCACCATCGTGCTCCTAAACATCTGGCCACAGCAGCCCGGCTCCCAGAGCTCACCAAGCGAAGGACCGACTGTAAAGTGAACTTTGTACCCACAGTTGGCAAATGTGGCTTTTGCCTCAGAAATTTTACATCAGCCTGTAGAAGACGGTGAGGAACCATCTTTTGAGGGGTCTGAGGGAGACCCAGCTCCCGCACTGCCTGGCGAGCAGCAGGAGCCACTGCCACGTTCTCGGCCACGCAGGGGCCCCGTCTTTTGTGTCCACTTTACACACAGGCAAGTCCAGATGTAGCCATCAAAGAAAACTGGGACCATCAGGACTTCCTGCAGATGGATCCAACTCTCCTCGGGTCCAGCTGCGCCCCTCGCCCACATCTGCGCTGGTTGGAGGGTCAGGGCTACACTCTGCCCGACAAGCAGTCTGGTGCAGGGGACGCAATGTCACACCCAGCAGGGCCCAGCACTTGGAGATGTGAACTGTGTCGCCCAGCACAGTGGGAAGCTTTGTTTTCCTTCACGGAAATGACAAGGACCTGTAAAACTTGTAAATCCCCATTTCTGCTGGGGAGAAATTTTCCCCAAAGAGCAGGATGCCTTGTGAGGAGGTCTCCAGGCGTTTCTCTTGTCCTGTTCTAACCTATTGACCTTGTGTTCAGATGTGCCTGGCAAACCGGGGCAGGCCCTTGGTGTTCAAGGCCAGTGCCCCAGATGGACAGCTCCATGCTCAGACACGTGGACAGTGGGGTGCCCGGAGGTCACGAGGGTGGCATGTGGCACTTCTCCAAGTGCCAGGCCCTGCTGGGTCTGACATTTGCGTCCCCTGCACCAGACTGCTTGTCGGGCAAAGTGTAACCCTGACCCTCCAACCAGCACAGATGTGAGCTCTGGGGATGGCATCTGGAAGGGGTGGTGGTGACGGGGAGCACCTGCAGGCACCGCTCTTCCTGTACCGGCTTTCTCACTTGCCGACGGAGGCTGGGAAACTCACGGCGCACACGGGCACCTCCCGCGATCAAGGCATCTGGGCCGCTGGCTCACTCGCCTCCCAGACAGCAGTCTCTGGAGGGGTCTGGCCTCAGGACAGCCTGCACCAGCAAAATGCCGGATGTCCATCAGGGCTGGGGACCAGGGCCAGCTGTCCCCCGCTTCCCACAACCCAAACCTCACCCGGTGAGAAGGCTGCAGGTGCTGGTGACACCCAACCCTTCACGGTCCTGGGACACTAGGGCAGGGCAGACGTCGCACGTGGCCAGCGACTCAGATCCACACCGTCATCCCAGGTGAGCCTGGTGAGCAGCAGCGTGTGCTGTGATGCCAACACATGCTTCACATACGGCTCTCCAGGAGGCATGCCTGTTCACCATTCTGTCTCCAGCAGCTCACAATATATACACCCTGAACCAATGACCATGGAACCGAATTCTCATTTCAATTAGCAATAGAATCCAATCAAGGTATTAGGTTCCATTGGGGAATAAGCTTGCCAGGTTTTTCATTCTGTAAGGACAATCTACATGACAGGATTCGTTTTAAAAGAACCAAggacctggcacagtggctcacacctgtaatcccagcactttgggaggctgaagcaggaggattgagcccaggagttcaagaccagcttgggcaacacagtgagatcctgtctctacaaaattttttttaaaaaatagctgggtttggtggcatgtacctatggtcctagctacttgggaggctgaggctggaggaccgcttgagcccaggatgtcgaggctgcagtgagctatgactgcaccactgcactcaagcc of Symphalangus syndactylus isolate Jambi chromosome 24, NHGRI_mSymSyn1-v2.1_pri, whole genome shotgun sequence contains these proteins:
- the ADRM1 gene encoding proteasomal ubiquitin receptor ADRM1 isoform X2 codes for the protein MDGRPRQSLAGQGRLRGLRGPIGGESGRRGGPNAGFRRGPAGAEEEERARTAPLERVWALGRMTTSGALFPSLVPGSRGASNKYLVEFRAGKMSLKGTTVTPDKRKGLVYIQQTDDSLIHFCWKDRTSGNVEDDLIIFPDDCEFKRVPQCPSGRVYVLKFKAGSKRLFFWMQEPKTDQDEEHCRKVNEYLNNPPMPGALGASGSSGHELSALGGEGGLQSLLGNMSHSQLMQLIGPAGLGGLGGLGALTGPGLASLLGSSGPPGSSSSSSSRSQSAAVTPSSTTSSTRATPAPSAPAAASATSPSPAPSSGNGASTAASPTQPIQLSDLQSILATMNVPAGPAGSQQVDLASVLTPEIMAPILANADVQERLLPYLPSGESLPQTADEIQNTLTSPQFQQALGMFSAALASGQLGPLMCQFGLPAEAVEAANKGDVEAFAKAMQNNAKPEQKEGDTKDKKDEEEDMSLD